One stretch of Heliangelus exortis chromosome 24, bHelExo1.hap1, whole genome shotgun sequence DNA includes these proteins:
- the CEP85 gene encoding centrosomal protein of 85 kDa isoform X2, with the protein MPSTLGASPSKLCSAGEQGPSQPTSNPAMPGSASEHAGLMRNGDFNAGKSSQVPPRDFLRPYGPSGKNSFEQSWHPVSDHMRTEDPWKFDTPAIERTLNQSLFSDSLCTDPLHRFQKFNPNSEAGKDHYKVLPESKQGAGANGACEPQDGTWPSGSRLMPTGLQGNNFFSKPGTPSSGAWMQEPCTLHPHERLCELSAWKQQLEKVQMQIEQMQLQNGGVCHHPSVYSPSLPCPDPAQWINILNSNENLLKERELLIDRQRQHISQLEQKLRESELQVHNALLGCPASYGDVYMLRMQELQRENAFLRAQFTEKTESLSKEKIELERKLAAAEVDMKLIRESLKETMQKHAEELKKQDERVKGRDKHISNLKKKCQKETEQNRERQQRIETLERYLADLPTLEDHQKQSQKLKESELKSAAMQETVLALETELGDLRAAFREQEMQLETQKHKELELLSTVRSLQDKVQQCVKNAERGPPAQDGERQKKENDALKKDCDCLRKIVDKQQKKMEQLSLQLKNLEDQVAQEEGTSQALREEAMRRENGLQQLRTAVKELSVQNQDLIEKNLTLQEQLRQAELTTQPLPAETAQLAQELQLELETCLQDLQSVYSIVTQRAQGKDPNLSLLLGIHSVQYSAKEKDDLLSPDGLAKKLVEVKQLHKEVEDLRTAISDRYAQDMGDNCITQ; encoded by the exons ATGCCTTCTACCTTGGGTGCCTCACCCTCcaagctgtgctctgcaggagagCAGGGCCCTTCACAGCCTACTTCAAACCCTGCTATGCCAGGATCTGCTTCTGAACACGCAGGGCTCATGAGAAATGGAGACTTTAATGCTGGGAAGTCATCTCAGGTGCCACCCAGGGATTTCTTACGTCCCTATGGGCCTTCAGGGAAAAATAGTTTTGAGCAATCCTGGCATCCTGTTTCTGATCACATGAGAACAGAAGATCCTTGGAAGTTTGACACTCCTGCCATCGAGCGTACCCTTAACCAGTCTCTCTTTTCAGATAGCTTGTGCACTGACCCTCTTCACAGGTTCCAGAAGTTCAATCCAAACTCTGAGGCAGGAAAGGACCATTATAAAGTGCTGCCAGAAAGTAAGCAAGGGGCTGGGGCTAATGGAGCCTGTGAGCCTCAGGATGGAACGTGGCCAAGTGGGAGCAGGCTGATGCCCACAGGACTTCAGGGcaacaatttcttttcaaaacctGGAACTCCTTCATCTGGAGCCTGGATGCAAGAACCCTGCACTCTGCATCCACATGAGAGGCTCTGCGAGCTCAGTGCTTGgaaacagcagctggaaaaagtGCAAATGCAAATAGAGCAAATGCAG TTACAAAATGGAGGTGTCTGCCACCATCCTTCTGTGTATTCTCCTTCGTTGCCTTGCCCTGATCCAGCCCAGTGGATCAATATCCTGAACTCCAATGAAAACCTACTCAAGGAGAGAGAGCTTCTCATTGACAG acaAAGACAACACATATCCCAGTTGGAGCAGAAACTCAGGGAGAGTGAGCTGCAGGTTCACAATGCCCTGCTTGGCTGTCCAGCATCCTACGGAGATGTCTACATGTTGAGAATGCAG gagctgcagcGGGAAAACGCGTTTCTTCGGGCACAGTTCACTGAGAAAACTGAGTCCCTCAGTAAGGAAAAGATTGAATTGGAGAGAAAAttggctgctgcagaggtggATATGAAGCTGATCCGGGAGTCACTGAAGGAAACTATGCAGAAACATGCAGAGGAGTTAAAGAAACAGGATGAAAGG GTAAAGGGAAGAGACAAACACATTAGTaaccttaaaaagaaatgccagaaggaaactgaacaaaacagagaaagacaACAGAGAATTGAGACCCTGGAACGATACTTGGCTGATCTGCCAACCCTTGAGGACCACCAGAAACAGAGTCAGAAG CTGAAGGAATCTGAACTGAAGAGTGCTGCTATGCAGGAAACAGTGCTGGCACTGGAAACTGAGCTTGGAGACCTCCGGGCTGCTTTCAGGGAGCAAGAGATGCAGTTAGAAACCCAAAAGCACAAAGAGCTGGAGCTTCTTTCCACTGTCCGCAG CTTGCAGGATAAGGTGCAGCAGTGTGTAAAGAATGCAGAGAGAGGACCCCCAGCTCAGGATggggagagacagaaaaaagaaaatgatgcTCTTAAGAAAGACTGTGATTGCCTCAGGAAG ATTGTGGACAAACAGCAGAAGAAGATGGAGCAGTTGTCATTGCAATTAAAG AATTTGGAAGACCAGGTGGCCCAGGAAGAGGGGACAAGCCAAGCTCTGAGAGAAGAGGCAATGAGAAGGGAAAATGGACTGCAGCAGCTCCGAACTGCTGTGAAAGAG CTTTCAGTGCAGAACCAAGATCTCATTGAGAAGAACCTGACCCTTCAGGAACAGCTCCGTCAGGCAGAGCTAACaacccagcccctgcctgctgaGACAGCTCAGCtggcccaggagctgcagcttgaGCTGGAGACCTGCCTGCAGGATCTGCAGTCTGTCTACAGCATTGTCACTCAGAGGGCTCAGGGCAAGGACCCCaacctctctctgctcctgggcaTTCACT CTGTGCAGTACTCTGCTAAGGAGAAGGATGACTTGCTGAGCCCTGATGGACTTGCAAAGAAACTGGTGGAGGTAAAACAGCTTCATAAAGAGGTGGAGGACTTAAGGACAGCAATATCTGACAGATATGCTCAGGACATGGGAGACAACTGCATCACCCAGTAA